The Enterobacter huaxiensis sequence TCCGGCGCGCTGGCCGTCCTGACCAGCCTCTTCCTTTCTCAGCTTGTCGGGAACAGGGATCGTAAACATGTTCTGCTGGGCATGACGCTCCTGATGGCGCTCTCGGGCAGCATTATCGCCTTTGCGCCAAACTATCCGGTTTACATGGCTGGCCGCGCCCTTATCGGCATCGCCATCGGAGGCTTCTGGTCCATGTCTGCCGCCACGGCCATTCGCCTTGTGCCGTCGCACCAGGTTGCCCGCGCGCTGGCAATATTTAACGGGGGTAACGCGCTGGCAACGGTGGTCGCCGCCCCGCTGGGGAGCTATCTCGGCTCGACCATTGGCTGGCGCGGCGCGTTCCTGTGCCTGGTGCCGATAGCGATAGTGGCGTTCATCTGGCAGTGTTATAGCTTGCCCACTATGAGCGGGAATCAACGCCAGTCATCACGCCAAAGCGTATTTCGGCTCTTTCGCCAGCGCGCCGTTTCAGTGGGGCTGGTGGCCTGCGGCCTGTTCTTTATGGGGCAGTTTGCCCTTTTTACCTACGTGCGCCCATTCCTGGAAACCGTCACGCAGGTCAGCGCCTCGGGCTTATCGCTGATTTTGCTCACCATCGGAATTGCCGGTTTTGTTGGCACGCTGCTCGTAGCAATGGTCCTCAACAGGGCATTCTATCCGACGTTAATAGCCATTCCGCTGCTGATGGCGGCCCTCGCTGGCCTGTTGATCCTGGCCGGACATAGCGCAGGGATCGTTGCCCTTCTGTTGGGCG is a genomic window containing:
- a CDS encoding MFS transporter; protein product: MSTLSHTATQNEEQARWGGIFAMTLCVFVLIASEFMPVSLLTPLASELGVTEGLAGQGIAISGALAVLTSLFLSQLVGNRDRKHVLLGMTLLMALSGSIIAFAPNYPVYMAGRALIGIAIGGFWSMSAATAIRLVPSHQVARALAIFNGGNALATVVAAPLGSYLGSTIGWRGAFLCLVPIAIVAFIWQCYSLPTMSGNQRQSSRQSVFRLFRQRAVSVGLVACGLFFMGQFALFTYVRPFLETVTQVSASGLSLILLTIGIAGFVGTLLVAMVLNRAFYPTLIAIPLLMAALAGLLILAGHSAGIVALLLGVWGMLATAAPTGWWTWIARTLPEDAEAGGGLMVAVIQLAIALGSTAGGVVFDHLGWQSTFAMSGCLLLMAGGMTFSASRQR